The segment CACTCTTACCCAGCCCGGTTGCATTGGTGAAGGGTCGCGTGGTGTCGGTGTTGGGCGACACCCGTGGGCCGGACGTCACCGCTTGACTAGGTACCACACCGTCGACAATTTCCCGCACGCGAATCTCCGTGAACGAGCGCTGGATGTACAGGTGGCGCCGGACCGGGACCGTCATCTTCTTCCCCCGGTACTTTTTgtacaccagcagcagatcgAGTATCAGGTCCTGCCCGTACAGGCTGTTCACGCGCATGTACCCGTACAGGAGCTCCCGGAACTCGATCACACGGCCCCGCTGCCGGGAGAAGTTGTTGATGTGCTCCATGATCTGTTGGAGAGGGATGCGTTAGAGGCATGCGAGTGCACTGCCAAGCAGAATCCGCCATGCTTACCTCCCGTATCACATCCGTCAGACCCTCCTTCAGCGACGACTCGATGCGGCGCTTCGGGTTCGGGTGCATCCCCGAGTACAGGCTCTTCGCAATAAAGTCCCACTCGACCACCTCGTCCAGGTTGCGCGGCCGGTGCCGATTCAGATCTGGCAGTGCACCTGCGAAGTAGAATAGTCAATGATCGCTAGAAAAGCCCGCCAGCCTCGCCACACGTGTCGCCGCTACCTACCGAGCACGTTGTGGTCGCCCAGGTAGTCCGTGCTGCTCTCGTCCTCTGGGAAGATCGGCACACCGGGCGCCAGGTTTTTGTTGATGCGCGGTATCTGCAGCAGCTCCGTCATCTGCGCAATGTCCCGGTGGAGCAGCAGCGACTCCTGCCGCAGCTCCTGCGCCTGCAGTCCGAGCATGTACGCGTGCAACCGGTACATGAAGGCGGGCTTCTTTACCGGGTGGAGTGTGATGGCACTGTGCACCTCCTTGCTCTTCAGGATGCCGGAGAACGCCCGGGTGCCGCTCGAGTTGTGGTGCAGGATGGACTGCATCTGCAATGAGACGGCGGTGTTCGTGATGCAACGCTTCAGAGCCTTCCCTCCAACAGAACCTACCTCATAGTTCCAGGTGCACGGGATGCCGGCAAACTTCTGCACGCACCGGCCCACCTCAACGTCCTCGTGCGTGCTGTAGAGATTCTTCAGACAGGTGGGTATGTGGGGCGCGACGCGCCGCAACGTTTCCCGGCTCATGATCACGCCCGGCCCACCCATGCAGAAGTTCTCGTCAAACTCGAGCGACAGCAGCCCGAAGTCTTCGCTGTTGCCGCGGCCCGCCTGCCCAATGAACTGCGGCTTCGAGCTGTCGATCGAGCGCAGAAACTTCTCGAGCCGATCTGTCCGGATGTACACGTCGTCGTCAGCCCGGGCGAACCACTCGAACCGATCGATGAAGTGCACGTACATGTAGTGCAGCATCATGAAGCTCTTCTTCTGCGGCGGGTACCGGTCGTCGACGCCCTTGAGCGCGACCAGCGGCAGGTCCGGTGCGACCGAGTCCTGCGAGCTGAAGAACGCGATCTTGCCCGGGACGCGCTTGCCCCAGGTTTCGTACACGGCCCGGGCCCGCCCCTGCAGGAAGTCCTTCGCCGTCATCACGCCGACGAACACGAGCGTGTTCTGGGAGTTGGTGGGCAGCTCGGACGGCTGCAATCCGATGATTTCGAGGGCGGCTAGTTTTAGAAGAGGCAAAAGAATAAGTCGAAACGCGGTCGGAAGGGGGAATAAATGTAAATCACGCAGCTACTGCTCAAGTCCGAAATCACAGATACATGCTAGACTGGGCGGATGGTTGCAGAAGACGGACGCGACTGTTGAGGCGGCAATTTTTTCATCAAACCCAATTGATGCTCATGAGAAGGAAGGGAAGATGTATCTCCTCCCAGTCTGCTCCACCACTGTCGCATCTTGCCGTACCAAGATGTCCCAGAAATTGGAGCGCTACTTGATGCGCGGGCAATTTTCTCATCAAAACTCCCTGGAGGCAACTGGAGGACGCTGAAGAGGCGTGACGCTGAATCTTGCGCGTCGGTTTTCGTCTGATCCGCTTGCTGCATTAGGGTGTAAATTGTACTCTCAAGATTACACTTGTGTACGATCGCCACATAAGCGAGATCTGTCCAATACCCGCACACCCAAGTGTACGACTAGCACacccaaaaacacaacacgttggtagataaacaaataaataatcactCTTGAATTTCAGAATCCATTGATCTTTCGCTAGTCGTTCGCGTCTGTAGATGGAAGAGCAATCGTAGTCTTTGAAAATCCGGCAGGTTTGGTAGATGGCAAACTTCCAAGGAATATGTCTGTACCACCCGCAACGCTGCAACAACACGGCCGCAGACCGCCGGCTTTGCGGCTGCATTCTTTAATCGCGCATTGCTTGAGCGGAAATAAAGCGTAGCAGCATGCGCTAGCAGCTCCAGATGCATGCCGCTACACCAATGTAGGCCAGTTGTTACGGTAGGTCGGCAGGGGCTGCATTCCCAAGAgaatttgttttccctttcgcCCATCCAGCACGCCCAAAGCCCCGCTCGCTCGAGTGCATCGCCGTGCTAGAAGATCTTTCAGATAGGAGGGACCACCACATGTGGTACCGGCTGGGCGGAACTAGACCCGAACCCCATGGCCACATCTGCATGCTGGGCATGACAGAATGggacgctttgttttttcgcCGGGCACGCTCGACGATGCTACCCAGGGCCAAAATGCTCCAGAAGTTCTTGAAGTGTGTTATTCAAATACTCTTCTCGTCTCACCCTCACGCGCTCAatattttccattatttttcaataattctTGAAGCATCGAGCGGAAACAATGAAGTTTTGTTGGTttctaaaaagaaaacataagcaAATCGGGCAAAACCACTCACGACGTTTCGATAGAGTTGAACCAGAGGGGCATAAGCACTTCACTACCCGGCAGCCGGAACAATCGAGAGTGTTTTTCTTCGATTGCACACAAACCGCCCCAATCTCGCCCTGATGCTTGTATTCTCTGCATTAGTCACTTCGAAAATTCAGCAGGGCGGATATTTAACCAAAAAACGAGAACCAACTGGCGGATATCGGAAACCCACTTCCACCGAAGCTATGAAGATCTAATGGGTTTTGAAGATGATGGCGATATCGGCCGATGAAAATATCTAAATGCAACGGCACTAAAGCGAGCATTGCTCAAGACATCGGACCGTAGGAGGCATCTTACAGGCAAAAGGTTCACTTAAGCGGTTGGAACGCATAAACAGACTGAAGTAAACATTCTGATAGTCTAATAAAACATTTGGTCGTGTCTGTTGTTATGCGTGTTTGGggggattttcttttttcgggtTGTAGCTGGACCAACAAGAACACACTGTGTGCTACACGCATGGCTGGCTAAGAGTCACGCACACACGCTTCCCACGCACAGGCGGGTCTCTCGTGCGGTTCGCGGAAGGTGAAGACATCTGCTTGCTTTCGctaattccctttttttctacacGATGAGCGCAcccggtttgtttgtttgcatccATTTGCTAAACATACCGAATTCCAACCTCCCATGCCCGGATCTGATTGCAAATCAGTTTCAAACCGATAGTTTGCACACGATTCGTTTATGGTTGTGGATAAACAGTTTAACAGCAATTAGTAACGCCATCTCTTTCGGACTGGTACCGTGATTGATGACGCAATCGGGCAATTGCGAGTGACGCTAATAGCCGAGGAGCACCGATTAGCCTGCTTTATGGCGGCACAGGAGGCAGCAGTAAGTGAGCCAATCAGCGGCTACCGTTCAATTGATTATCGGAGCTTACTGTAGAGGAAGTTGGAGCTAGAGTTACCTACAACGAGCATTCGCATCTAAAATGACGCGAACGCAGCTCACCTGACTTGGCGGATATCGGAATTAATGGTGCCTCGTGTTTTGCCACACACATGGTCCGGTTCAATTCAGAGACACGATAACTTCTCCCTAACATTAAGAAGGTCCATATTCAGGATTTCCGCACAACttacatttttgcttcatGCTGTTCATGGAATTGCACATGCTGACGATCTCGAGTGTGCGATAGTTGCGCAGCAGGGCGCCGATGCAGAGCCCGACGATGATGCCGAATATACCGTACAGGATCTTCTTCCGCTGTGTCATGCTGACCACTCCCATAGCTCGTCTGCGTCTTCCCCAACTGGTGTGTCCTGGGGGCGTTGTTTGGTTGATAGACCAAGAGCGATGGAAGGGCaaaggcagagagagagagagctttttTCAgcaagttttttgtttgattgtaatcGCTAAAGCAGCAGCACTGTTTTGTCACTATTTGTCACTTTCACTCAATCAGTTGGCAACACTTCAACACACTGTTTCCGCTTGGTGGAGTCTTCTAGGAGTCTCTGTTACAGGCTTTGGGCACACAGTTGTGTTTGCTGCGCTTCAGAAGGGCCGCGGACGAATTTCGAGACGCTATCTGATGAACACCCCCGCACCTGGTGGCGAGCAGGACGGACCCGGGCTGCGTCTCCGGCGGCGCCGTTGCCCGTGGCGCCACTTGCGCACCCGGTGCGCGCCGATGCtgtaactgctgctgctgctggggctgCTGGTGATGTGCGGTGCGGCAACAGGTCCGCTGGTCGTCCTCGTCACCGTGCTAGTGGTCCGCTTGCCTCGCCCGAGTAGCACTTCCATTTGCACCGAccgagagggagagggagtgCCACGGCTGCGTGTTCCGTCGTTACCGGCTACGGTGTGCGCCGGCTGCTCGTCCGATTCGTCTACTAGGTGCACGTCATCGAAGCACACCTTCCCGGTCCCGGGCCGGGCAGGGTAAAGGTTTCACACACGCCGACCGAGCGGCTATCGCTGGCCACACGCTGGAACGACAAGAAGTACGCAAGAGAAAGGGGTGAGTGTGAGTGAGACGGCAAGCCATTAGAACACGGGTTTTTTGCAAGTCAAAGTGCCGGGTGATTACTGACGATGCCGAGGCTGCCTCTGTGTGAACCCGAGGTCGTCGCTAATTACTTCGCATTAAACAGAGAGGAGCAGTGGCAGGGGAGAAGCGAGACGACGAAGTAAACACAATCTGCAATCTTCGTTGCGCAGCCGGGTGAGGCTAAGCTATGGCGGGGGAGGTTCCGGGGTACCAATTTCTGGTCCCTCGCTGGCACCAAGCGCTTTGCGCACAGAATCTTCCGTCCCGATCGTGCCCCCCCGGTGGACCCACAAGCGGCAGTAAATAGCAGTGAGGCTGCCTGTTGCTGTAGGCGCCATCTTTGCGATTATCGGAACGGGCGAGGTAAATCGGGAGCACGTTATCGATCGTGCGATTGCAGTGAACCGGCTGTAGCCTCCCCTGACACATGCGTTGCTCGCTTACGAGTCACGTACACGTTAGCAGCCAAACAGCAGCGCGGCACCACAGAGTCGCTGCAGCTCGATATGGCGAAATAGAGCCAAAACTGCTGCAACCAAACTCGCCTGATCCGTAAACTGCTCCCTGGACTGGGCTTCCGCCTTTGTTCCCTTGTCCCTTGCCTGCTGTGGCTTTGGCCCACTGATAAGCAAACTAACCGAAACGGCAGATTGGAAAGGTACACGCACGTACACAGAGAAAGCGTGATAAAGTCGGCTGCACGAGTGCGTCACCGCGAAAGAGTTCCAAAAAGCCGGCTCCGACCCGACGTTGATAACAAGTTTCGCCGAAATGTGCTAGTAACTCTACTTGCATGGGGTGCTGAAGATATcaggacacacgcacacacgcacttccTTCTATTAGACACAATAGCTTatcgattcttttttttttgttgcttgtcCCAAAACCTACCGCCTGATCGGTGATAACAGCAGAGCCTACCCATATGGAGCGCTTTTACACCCGTTTTTAGGGCGCAACTAGAACATGAACCATGGAAACGAAACTGCTGTTTACTTGTCGAATGTTGCATGCGGATAACCACggatacacatacacacacattaactGCGATATCGACGGTAGCAGAGTGCAGGTACTGAGATTTTGACTTGCTTTGCTTTCTACGTCCAAGGTTGCGCTTGGTTCGGTAATGGGGCTAAAGAGACCGATTTGCGCAACTAAACCGACATCCCAATCCAATCCCCCCCGAAGAGAAGCAACAAGTAGAGGAggacaaccacaacaacaaaacacgacCCCAAAACGGAACGAAGTGCTAGAAGGTTACCGCAATGATGTCGAGCGCGCACGTCGGCCACTGGCAAAAAGGTGTTACCGAAATAATCCTCGCTTCTCGCAATCTGGAATGTGCGCACATTAAGTAATCTTTTCTGCCAGGCGGCGCACACACAGATCTGTGCTTCGGCCACTGGTGGTGGTCCGAGGTGGAGGCCGCATCAGCACTGGGGAGAGCAAAAAACGGCCGGATTAATTTAATGCTAATTGTTGTTTAGCATTTGCAAGATGTAAGGGTAGAAGTAGAGCGCCATAGTGAAGAACGGGGAGGAAAAAACCATCTCTTGCTAAAGGTTGTGCGTAGACGAGCGAACATACTCAGCAAACTGCAACGCTCATCCCGCTCCTAACACACCAAGCAAATCGATATGTTTGACGTTAGAAGATAGCGGTCTGTTTGATTTACTTTACTTATTTGCCTTCTCCCAATATCCGACAATCCCGATCGCATCCGCAAGGCAGTCGTGTAGCGGGACCTTAATGTGCGCGCCGTCGTTACTTGCACACTACACTTGCACAAGACGCGCCCGCACCGATCACACCGGCTGCCCGGcggcttgttgttgtttattagTTACCCGCTTAAATTGCCTCTGCGGATGTGTTACATTCTTGCCCATTGTACGCCATGCGGTTTCCTACTGCTTACCCTCTTCTCTAGGCGGCGCGAGAGACGCGACGATTTCCTGTACATATTCAAGGCACGCCACCGGGAGACACACGGGGTGCGAGACGCCGCGACATGCGACACTTGCACGAATTAAACCGTCCGGTGTCGGTTCGCGCGCCAACTGTCCTGCGCCGCATGATGATAGCCAACGCGCGCCTCCACAGtcatcgtcgccgtcgtcgtccagGCCCGGTCGGATCCGGCACACCGGACGGCGCTAATTGAAACCTAACTGGTAGTGGTCGGATGTCCCCTGGTCAGTCAGTCCCGTTCCAGGCCCTGGTTTTGTGAGGactgggatttttttttatgttggttGGATGTGTGGTTAGGCATTGAGTTTCGGAGACATCAGAGCATCATTGGAGCAAGCTGTTCAATATCTCGACAGGGACGCCATCAACGGTCACCCTTAGCGAGCTTCGAAGAGCCTGCAGCAATTGTGTAGGCAGGATGACTTCAGACATAAACATGCCGCCCTGCAAATTAGCGTGCTCCGTCGGAGCACTTCTCCCGCACTGGACGTCTTCTAAAAGCCCGCGTGTTTCGTGTCTGGCTGAAAGTTTGGCACGGAATCTAATCCGACACTCGGTGCGGTTTTTGTAGACTGACCACAACACCTCGGGCAATTTAGGCAATCCGAAACGAAGATTACAGGGTTGTATGAcaagggttttttgttttacccaATGCCAACTGCtgagcgggagagagagagagaagtagaGAGGGAGAATTAGAGTGTTGCTGGAGCACCTCCAACAGCGGATCGTACGATCGTGTCTGCAGTGGGGCATTTGATTTCTGTTCCCTTGCTCTTCTTTCCTTCTGgccataacaaaaaaaggaaggtacGCATGGCTTGACGATCACGTGCTCAACTGCTCTACTTCTTCAACCCCCTACAGGTATCGCAGACTATTCTAGGGAAAATTATGATAATTAGGCAATTTTCAGCTATTGCAACGAAAGGGTTATTTGGTTGTGGTCGCATTTCTGTTCTCACCGGGCAATGGAGATGGGGGCGGCGACCGGAGGACCTTGCAACAATTCAAGTTTCAAGGTGGTAATGCTCGCTAAGGCATCGTGGGTATTCTGATGCTCGAAAAGCTTACCCAGCCGGGCCGAGGTGTTTCTGGAGTTGGAGTTGGAAAGGTTTTGAAGTTCCAAAAATATCTAAGTCCTCCAACTCCAACTCTGGCATTGGCAATTCTGGATCTCGCGATGAATCCACCCAATGCCAGAATGAATTAATACGCCATTGTGCACGGCCCAAAAACCATCGAACGATTGGTGTAATTCGAGCGTCCCGTTCCCGTTGGTAGCATTCCCCCAGCCCACCACAGCAGGACAGCAGGCAGGATGTTGAACCGGTGGCTTGGTAAAAATGCGTGCCACAGCAGAACTAAAACCCGCACGCCGGCCGCGATTGGACATTAACAGGCCTTGATGTATAGGAGAGTACGCAGCACCGACGCGAGTTGCGACGCTGAACTGCCCGATTACGCGCCCGATTTGCGCAGTTTGGTGAACAgtatcaccaccaccgtcccTGTAACCCGCCTCAATCGTACCCGCACCATACTAGATTCTTTAGCGCAGCAGTTGAACGCAGGTTCGAACTTCAATGAAACAGCAGGTAGATCGAAGATACGTTTTCTTCTAGCTAAAGCTGAATTTTCATTGTGCGCTTTTTTAATTACCCTGCTTTTCGGGTtttcgtctgtgtgtgtgttttttggcaTAAAAACATATGTACTTCCCCCCTTCGCCCCATTTTccttctcgttttctttctctccatcgcctctttctctcttacgCTGCTGAGCTGCCGAACGACGGACGGCCTGAAGAACGTGCTAATAAAAAACGCACACCGTAAGGTGCGAAGCAAGGAGCCGGATGGGATGCAGCAGGGGGCGAGGGGGCAATTTAGAAGGAGGGGAAGAAGGTGGAGGACAGGAAGGAAGATGCATAGAAGCGAACATTCCTACCTTTCTTGCACGCGTGAATGGGTTTTTCcttttggttttctttccGAGTTTTCGAGATGCGCCGTCGGTTAGGGAGGTAAGGGGACTTTTGAGCGCGCTGGGTTGGCCGCGTTGGTCGGTTGATCGTTGCCGATTGCCCCGAAGGTGTGGATTGATgcaaggcacacacacacacacatatacaggcACGCAAGCGGTACACAATATTAGCGCACCATTGAAGCCGCGTGTTTGAccgtgaaaataaaaaccaaaaacgagTGTCCAGCGTTACCTGTaacctttttcttgtttaactGCACACGCACATAATCTCactcactcgcacacacacacacacacatttgtcaCCGTTGGCCAAACACTTCTTTACAGTCTTTTACACCCGGGAACACTGGGGCCGGGATGAAAAAAGGCCGTGTCGCGCGTACCGTGTTGGCCGTCGTCACCGTCGGCACGGGCCACACTTTCCTAACAAGCACACCGGGAAGACGTCACGCGGCTAGTGTGTCACCGTTGGTGGGATTCTCGAACGGGAACCGGCCTCAAAACACTCACACCGctcgagagagcgagagagcgcgtgtatgtgtgagggCCACCAAATTTGGGGGACCTCCAAGCGCGCCCCACCGTCTTATTCTGCTCGCTGGTCGCGGCCTGTACACACAGGGTGCCGGTCGAAGCTGTAGTGTGcggctgtgtgttgtgttgtcttGGCTGCGTTCTcttgtctctttttctctctctctctctctctctctctctctttctcttgctcaCTCTCCGTCCCTGCACCTCGACGTCTTGTCCGATGAACCGGTTTTCTTAAGGGACAAGAAGCGCGCCGTCGGAAGGGCGGAAGACTGTGGCTGCTAGTGGATCACAAGCAAAGCGTCTtgcgtttctctctctctctctctctctctctcacacacactctcgcacACTCTCTCTAGGTGTAAGCGTGTTGGTGATGCGCCTGGTGTTGTGTTATGTCTCGTTTGCTTCAACGAGCGGGGACAGGGTTCGCCATCTCGCTCACTGATGCGATCGAGCGGTTCGTTGCGGCAACGATGAGCGGACGAGTGTCTTAGGTCACGAGCGTACTGCGATTTTTCCCTCCAAACGctctcatacacacatgcacacacacggacCACCGTCCCATACGAAGGCCACatgtttttcccccgtttCCTGCTCCCACCCAcgtcaccttttttttctttcccggAAGATCGTCTTTCTTGTTCTTGGCCCTCTCTTTTGAagtcacatacacacatgaacCAAACCGAACGACACACATATGTGTCCTCACACTCCCGCACATGCACTTGAAACTGCATCCGAAATGTGTATGCCCTTTTAAAAAGGGCTGGTCTGTTCATCGCTGCAATGTCACTTTTCCTTATaagccttgtttttttttgagtttataatatttcttttattttgttgttgttgttttttccgtTTATTATTTGAGCAAACACGTTTTTGGACCCGATCGTTCTA is part of the Anopheles gambiae chromosome X, idAnoGambNW_F1_1, whole genome shotgun sequence genome and harbors:
- the LOC1270501 gene encoding chondroitin sulfate synthase 1 isoform X2, encoding MGVVSMTQRKKILYGIFGIIVGLCIGALLRNYRTLEIVSMCNSMNSMKQKSALEIIGLQPSELPTNSQNTLVFVGVMTAKDFLQGRARAVYETWGKRVPGKIAFFSSQDSVAPDLPLVALKGVDDRYPPQKKSFMMLHYMYVHFIDRFEWFARADDDVYIRTDRLEKFLRSIDSSKPQFIGQAGRGNSEDFGLLSLEFDENFCMGGPGVIMSRETLRRVAPHIPTCLKNLYSTHEDVEVGRCVQKFAGIPCTWNYEMQSILHHNSSGTRAFSGILKSKEVHSAITLHPVKKPAFMYRLHAYMLGLQAQELRQESLLLHRDIAQMTELLQIPRINKNLAPGVPIFPEDESSTDYLGDHNVLDLNRHRPRNLDEVVEWDFIAKSLYSGMHPNPKRRIESSLKEGLTDVIREIMEHINNFSRQRGRVIEFRELLYGYMRVNSLYGQDLILDLLLVYKKYRGKKMTVPVRRHLYIQRSFTEIRVREIVDGVVPSQAVTSGPRVSPNTDTTRPFTNATGLDRISHRVKSLFNGLERLTDTLASSGQQRSATGAGRHRDRIVLVIPLSGRSETFMRFLRNYEEVALRQDGATDLLVSMYVEPVETPMIVALLDNLRARYPTARINYLQLYGNFSRGVALDRAIKSPHCDPNDILFLIDVDMVFTVESLDRIRFNVIRHRQIYLPIVFSEYDPRAPSTILAPGWTSATTERPKPATEPADRPRNFSVPYRITNENGYFRQFGYGLVGIYKADLMRPDLKGFSTDINGWGLEDVKFLENVIALNQRGNQRLQAIADGRWDPFEPAANGPASSTVPPPPSEELAIFRAPDPSLVHIFHPIHCDTSLDEAQYKMCLGTKANTIGSYDMLHDRFIHSQPLLMFARRQSQSRGGG
- the LOC1270501 gene encoding chondroitin sulfate synthase 1 isoform X1, which gives rise to MGVVSMTQRKKILYGIFGIIVGLCIGALLRNYRTLEIVSMCNSMNSMKQKSALEIIGLQPSELPTNSQNTLVFVGVMTAKDFLQGRARAVYETWGKRVPGKIAFFSSQDSVAPDLPLVALKGVDDRYPPQKKSFMMLHYMYVHFIDRFEWFARADDDVYIRTDRLEKFLRSIDSSKPQFIGQAGRGNSEDFGLLSLEFDENFCMGGPGVIMSRETLRRVAPHIPTCLKNLYSTHEDVEVGRCVQKFAGIPCTWNYEMQSILHHNSSGTRAFSGILKSKEVHSAITLHPVKKPAFMYRLHAYMLGLQAQELRQESLLLHRDIAQMTELLQIPRINKNLAPGVPIFPEDESSTDYLGDHNVLGALPDLNRHRPRNLDEVVEWDFIAKSLYSGMHPNPKRRIESSLKEGLTDVIREIMEHINNFSRQRGRVIEFRELLYGYMRVNSLYGQDLILDLLLVYKKYRGKKMTVPVRRHLYIQRSFTEIRVREIVDGVVPSQAVTSGPRVSPNTDTTRPFTNATGLDRISHRVKSLFNGLERLTDTLASSGQQRSATGAGRHRDRIVLVIPLSGRSETFMRFLRNYEEVALRQDGATDLLVSMYVEPVETPMIVALLDNLRARYPTARINYLQLYGNFSRGVALDRAIKSPHCDPNDILFLIDVDMVFTVESLDRIRFNVIRHRQIYLPIVFSEYDPRAPSTILAPGWTSATTERPKPATEPADRPRNFSVPYRITNENGYFRQFGYGLVGIYKADLMRPDLKGFSTDINGWGLEDVKFLENVIALNQRGNQRLQAIADGRWDPFEPAANGPASSTVPPPPSEELAIFRAPDPSLVHIFHPIHCDTSLDEAQYKMCLGTKANTIGSYDMLHDRFIHSQPLLMFARRQSQSRGGG